Proteins from a single region of Hordeum vulgare subsp. vulgare chromosome 6H, MorexV3_pseudomolecules_assembly, whole genome shotgun sequence:
- the LOC123402569 gene encoding serine carboxypeptidase-like 45: MTAVLCRCRPLATAVLLLIYSLCHLGSCNGGAGGRITRLPGQPEVGFGQYSGYIEVDGKGSRALFYYFVEAELDPATKPLMLWLNGGPGCSSLGVGAFSENGPFRPSGQALVRNEYSWNKEANVIYLETPAGVGFSYSADAAYYQGVNDNMTAMDNMVFMQRWLEKFPQYKGRELYISGESYAGHYIPQLAEVMVEFNKKDNIFNLKGLALGNPVLNFTTDFNSRAEYFWSHGLISDSTYRIFTSVCNYSRYVSEYYGGSLSPLCARVMNQVTRETSQFVDKYDVTLDVCLSSVLSQSMILSPHKRVGHRIDVCVEDETVNYLNRKDVQEALHAKLIGVKKWAVCSSVLEYELLNLQIPTINIVGSLVKSGIRVLVYSGDQDSVIPLTGSRTLVQNLARDIGLKTSIPYRVWFEGKQVGGWTQVYGDKLSFATIRGASHEAPFSQPERSLVLIRAFLQGRPLPETFS, encoded by the exons ATGACGGCTGTACTGTGCCGCTGCAGGCCATTGGCCACGGCGGTGCTGCTGCTCATTTATTCACTTTGTCATCTGGGTTCTTGCAATGGAGGAGCAGGAGGCAGGATCACAAGGCTCCCTGGGCAGCCGGAGGTGGGCTTTGGTCAGTACTCGGGCTACATCGAGGTGGATGGCAAGGGGAGCAGGGCTCTCTTCTACTACTTCGTGGAGGCAGAGCTTGATCCCGCCACCAAGCCCCTTATGCTCTGGCTCAACGGAG GACCTGGGTGTTCTTCGCTTGGTGTAGGGGCCTTCTCAGAGAACGGCCCTTTCAGGCCCAGCGGGCAGGCGCTGGTGAGGAACGAGTACAGCTGGAACAAAG AAGCTAATGTGATTTACCTGGAGACACCAGCGGGTGTTGGCTTCTCCTACTCTGCTGATGCTGCCTACTACCAGGGTGTGAATGACAACATGACAG CAATGGACAATATGGTGTTCATGCAAAGGTGGCTTGAAAAGTTCCCACAGTACAAGGGCAGAGAACTATACATTTCTGGAGAGAGTTATGCCG GGCATTACATTCCACAACTTGCCGAGGTCATGGTTGAGTTCAATAAGAAGGACAACATCTTCAACCTCAAAGGACTTGCT TTGGGCAATCCTGTTCTTAATTTCACCACCGACTTCAACTCGAGGGCAGAGTACTTCTGGTCTCATGGCCTCATTTCAGACTCGACATACAGGATTTTTACGTCTGTTTGCAACTACTCCCGCTACGTCAGCGAGTACTACGGTGGATCGCTTAGCCCGCTTTGCGCGAGGGTCATGAACCAAGTAACCCGAGAGACTAGCCAGTTCGTTGACAAGTACGATGTTACCCTCGACGTCTGCTTGTCTTCAGTGCTCTCTCAGTCAATGATCCTCTCCCCCCAT AAGCGTGTCGGGCACCGCATCGACGTCTGTGTGGAGGATGAGACGGTAAACTACTTGAACAGGAAGGATGTCCAGGAAGCGCTCCATGCGAAGCTCATCGGTGTAAAAAAATGGGCAGTTTGCAGCAG TGTTCTTGAGTACGAGCTCCTCAATTTGCAGATTCCAACAATCAACATAGTGGGATCACTGGTCAAGTCCGGCATCAGAGTACTAGTTTACAG TGGCGATCAAGACTCGGTGATCCCTCTAACGGGAAGCAGGACTCTAGTGCAGAATCTAGCGCGCGATATAGGCCTGAAGACCAGCATTCCGTATCGGGTTTGGTTCGAAGGGAAGCAG GTTGGTGGGTGGACCCAGGTATACGGTGACAAGCTCTCCTTCGCCACCATCCGAGGGGCCTCACATGAGGCGCCATTCTCGCAGCCTGAACGCTCTCTTGTGCTCATCAGGGCATTCCTACAAGGCAGGCCTCTGCCGGAAACCTTCTCATGA